In Roseiconus lacunae, one genomic interval encodes:
- a CDS encoding CRTAC1 family protein has protein sequence MITKTPSRKDAVFIVVVIAAVASILGITVYWFAPRSAENTGGIPADEATVVGFSVALAALDVEENERAVKILSQLVTDQPDEPALWANLAVAQLRLNDTVAAADSLNNALRISPESGELLRLKAEVLEASGDIALAIAALRELHQRWPDNIRVAFHLSTLLGQVNDQDADNERLQLLSEILKTHPNNLRVRCEYARLAATNGDVESLNQAIKTFQQMSDSWPPEMAEQLQQAINAIEEDDLRQTAVRLTFLENLSKPSRDYQRSLNELGILSIAAVGTPLRSFLALQWPDAQSAPSDLSMGFEFSEPLGKAARPDFVLAVEQPGERCSTLLSLTRDTLHIGESAALPFPGIVDESSNNSVCWADLNNDFRHDLILAGSQGCRVFLDTGTGDYESKELAPDSKNYPWKSAWVSDVDADGDLDVLLSDHESQLRCLQNDGNATFSVVKRIIDLSGVVELYEFDFDQDGDLDLVTLDRNGILAIVMNLREGKFEIQKTITDETFAAISIGDHNTDGIFEIIAATRLGSVVAYQFIGSSWKARSLIENMHGEDKLEVDSIFFLANADLDNNGAVDVVCSVSGKTHIWLQSHSDSYQRLDQVLEMQVSSVADHNCDGLLDLIGRNSQSAVVAINQSRAGYGWHTIEPRANMAAGDKRFNTFGIGGNIEIRAGHLVQSRMIRSPRVHFGLGGHSQIDVARLIWPNGTSQAEFNLKQGSITTAEQRLKGSCPWVFTYDGKDFRFIKDFLWRSPLGLKINGQETAGITQTEDRIKIPREYLKSTDGHYDIRITAELWETHFFDHVALLKVEHPQETEIFVDECFAPKRPPHQEIFVGSASQPLVSPINQDGLPMGTVLSKIDGRYASDFDLGPCQGVAQDHWIEFQFPASISSEKQILLVGHGWIYPTDSSLNVAIAQQNSVKPMGLVLERKTEKGQWEMVCDEIGFPAGKNKDVVIEMDGQQLTSSVRYRLRTNMEIYWDSLRWSFRLPDEKITISRLELEDAKLLYRGFSKLEPMDRRRPDTPIYQVDQREQRWLDLQGYHTRHGDVRPLLDQIDDRYVIMNAGDELRFQFADPTGHASHDDAQTVHDFILIGDGWVKDGDFNTAFSKTVRPLPSHHAPGDPAELSRLDQDPVFQRHASDWQTFHTRYVSPASFHNKLRRLGDLDANIPQE, from the coding sequence ATGATAACGAAAACACCATCGCGTAAAGATGCCGTCTTCATCGTAGTTGTGATTGCAGCGGTCGCGTCAATACTGGGTATCACCGTGTATTGGTTCGCGCCACGATCCGCCGAAAATACCGGTGGTATCCCGGCGGACGAAGCTACGGTCGTTGGCTTTTCAGTTGCCCTCGCCGCACTCGACGTAGAAGAAAACGAACGAGCCGTCAAAATCCTATCCCAGCTTGTCACAGATCAACCGGACGAGCCCGCGCTGTGGGCGAACCTTGCTGTCGCACAACTTCGTTTGAATGACACCGTGGCCGCAGCCGATTCTCTCAACAACGCGTTAAGAATTTCACCCGAATCAGGAGAGCTACTTCGATTGAAAGCCGAGGTGCTCGAGGCATCGGGTGACATTGCGTTAGCGATCGCTGCACTTCGCGAACTTCATCAAAGATGGCCAGACAATATTCGCGTCGCCTTTCACCTCAGCACATTGCTCGGCCAAGTCAACGATCAAGATGCTGATAACGAACGGTTGCAATTGTTGTCCGAGATTTTGAAAACGCATCCGAACAATCTGCGCGTCCGGTGTGAGTACGCACGACTTGCAGCGACAAACGGAGATGTCGAATCGTTGAACCAAGCGATCAAGACGTTTCAGCAGATGAGCGATTCGTGGCCACCCGAAATGGCCGAGCAGTTGCAGCAGGCCATCAATGCGATTGAGGAAGATGATCTGCGTCAAACCGCCGTTCGGTTAACCTTCCTTGAAAACCTTAGCAAGCCAAGTCGGGACTATCAGCGTAGCTTGAATGAACTTGGAATTCTCTCGATCGCCGCAGTCGGGACACCTTTACGATCGTTTTTAGCCCTCCAATGGCCGGACGCCCAATCGGCACCATCCGATCTGTCGATGGGCTTTGAATTCTCTGAACCGCTTGGAAAAGCAGCGCGGCCTGATTTCGTCCTTGCTGTGGAGCAACCGGGTGAGCGATGCTCAACCCTTTTGTCGCTTACCCGTGACACCCTCCACATCGGCGAGTCGGCCGCGCTGCCGTTTCCAGGAATCGTAGATGAATCTTCCAACAACAGCGTTTGCTGGGCCGATCTGAACAATGATTTTCGGCATGATCTGATTTTAGCAGGTAGCCAAGGCTGTCGTGTATTCCTCGACACTGGCACGGGCGACTATGAATCGAAAGAACTGGCCCCCGATTCGAAAAACTACCCATGGAAGTCCGCATGGGTCAGCGACGTTGATGCGGATGGCGATCTCGACGTCCTACTGAGCGATCATGAGTCACAACTTCGCTGTTTGCAGAACGACGGTAACGCGACGTTCAGTGTCGTGAAACGAATCATCGATCTGTCTGGTGTCGTCGAACTATATGAATTTGACTTTGATCAAGACGGCGATCTCGATCTCGTCACGTTAGACCGAAACGGAATTTTGGCAATAGTGATGAACCTTCGTGAGGGCAAGTTTGAGATCCAAAAAACGATCACCGATGAAACTTTTGCGGCGATTTCCATCGGGGATCACAACACCGATGGAATATTCGAGATCATAGCGGCAACCCGATTGGGATCCGTTGTCGCCTACCAGTTCATCGGAAGCTCATGGAAAGCACGATCGTTGATCGAAAACATGCATGGTGAGGATAAGCTTGAAGTTGATTCAATCTTCTTCTTAGCGAACGCGGATCTAGACAACAACGGCGCGGTCGATGTGGTCTGCTCTGTTTCAGGGAAAACTCACATCTGGCTACAAAGCCATTCCGACTCGTATCAGCGTTTAGACCAAGTACTCGAGATGCAAGTCAGCTCGGTCGCCGACCATAACTGCGACGGCCTATTGGACCTGATCGGCAGGAACTCGCAATCTGCGGTCGTGGCGATCAACCAAAGTCGTGCGGGGTATGGTTGGCATACCATTGAACCGCGTGCGAACATGGCTGCCGGTGACAAGCGATTTAACACGTTCGGGATTGGCGGTAACATTGAAATCCGCGCCGGACACCTTGTTCAGTCGAGAATGATTCGCTCGCCTCGAGTGCATTTCGGCTTAGGCGGCCACTCGCAAATCGATGTAGCTCGTTTGATTTGGCCCAACGGAACCAGTCAAGCCGAATTCAATTTGAAGCAAGGCTCAATCACCACGGCCGAACAACGACTAAAAGGTTCCTGTCCTTGGGTATTCACCTACGACGGAAAAGATTTCCGCTTCATAAAAGACTTCCTTTGGCGTTCTCCTTTGGGTCTGAAGATCAACGGACAAGAAACAGCCGGAATCACACAAACGGAAGATCGGATCAAGATCCCACGTGAGTATCTAAAGTCGACCGACGGGCATTATGACATCCGAATCACGGCCGAACTTTGGGAAACTCATTTTTTCGATCACGTCGCACTCCTGAAAGTTGAGCATCCCCAAGAGACGGAAATTTTTGTTGATGAGTGCTTCGCACCGAAGCGTCCCCCACACCAAGAGATTTTCGTCGGATCGGCTTCACAACCCCTCGTTTCACCGATCAATCAAGATGGTCTGCCGATGGGCACGGTCTTATCAAAGATCGACGGACGGTACGCAAGCGACTTTGATTTGGGGCCCTGCCAAGGGGTGGCCCAAGATCACTGGATCGAATTCCAGTTCCCCGCATCAATCAGCTCGGAAAAGCAAATTCTGCTAGTCGGCCATGGATGGATCTATCCTACCGACAGCTCATTGAACGTCGCGATCGCGCAGCAAAACAGTGTTAAACCGATGGGACTTGTGCTTGAGCGAAAAACCGAAAAGGGACAATGGGAAATGGTCTGTGACGAAATCGGGTTTCCCGCTGGTAAAAACAAAGATGTCGTGATTGAGATGGATGGTCAACAACTGACAAGCTCTGTTCGCTATCGGTTACGAACGAATATGGAAATCTATTGGGACTCATTGCGATGGTCGTTCAGACTACCGGATGAAAAGATAACGATTTCTCGGTTGGAGCTAGAAGACGCCAAGTTGCTTTACCGTGGGTTTTCGAAACTTGAACCCATGGATCGCCGACGTCCCGATACACCGATTTATCAAGTCGACCAACGTGAACAACGATGGCTGGATCTTCAAGGGTATCACACGCGGCACGGCGATGTTCGTCCGTTGCTCGACCAAATCGATGATCGCTATGTAATCATGAATGCTGGCGATGAGCTGCGTTTCCAATTTGCCGATCCCACTGGGCACGCTTCGCATGACGACGCACAAACGGTGCATGACTTCATCCTGATCGGGGACGGTTGGGTGAAAGACGGAGATTTCAATACCGCCTTCTCCAAGACCGTTCGTCCTTTGCCCTCGCATCATGCTCCAGGCGACCCGGCTGAGCTATCT